A genomic stretch from Cyprinus carpio isolate SPL01 chromosome A12, ASM1834038v1, whole genome shotgun sequence includes:
- the LOC109099548 gene encoding junctional protein associated with coronary artery disease-like isoform X1: MYSVEDLLISHGYKVPQRNSNNVPVSHSSSPHPATYEKCPPKRSDSRCEIAEKRKGHSGVNGYEGDHVYSSGGIRQAPARGFPSDAENRVRKQRTQDMDNGNLGDGRLPEDSLTTDSGFFETHRRIHSQPRSEQDVSYWRRRGQDFSVLLDYADFRDPRRSGGGVPNKPEGMQQRPESALNTEEHNRERQRRAESARAMEREMALHQWRNAAERKYQSLGTEEWRPMTSMSHQPSENEVAHEERRPRTAEGAVPHRTKNKSQSLPRMALQSESLQYFSIPTAGQESYGSYKLNGHHARDPHGRHLNDGENRQRWTDRSGAQSAPLSKPRSSRPLRPPSYEVHQQMRGSAEVLTGELAPRPRDRTPLPFSKQEYFVQELAGPGMEPPGYIPPPSYRRQPVVNRGHRTFPISMGNHQYRGDPYIQGSAMTEVQEWFIRQTGMAWQDHYRDGRRSMPCRRQAYPGYSEEQMSNVQYIPFNDPRVRHVSGAGIDGNSLTDADKIRNIRNEIPVNLLSEKTNDGAFPLTEKPFDRTEPSQSNISESINEDSIHKEVLKETESSTTLPDQNCNKHPATQGNMVALQMTMQQNSNQGLIETVTQVKTFEAKTVSENKKNSKKKLKETMFCLVSVPISIQANKSVFDPNNNEKVTNSTENTVVQHDDQNLLKTSRKETQIQSSSSPSIKRSPLWKETVDTMSLNTSQDNVLFCAGSWPGDHYRNQETQTGSPEVSRNTHPLTNDHSSPHAITDNEGETNCSANYGYPMIGQKDLNPSRNSAFSRTRNGSSSSIRSPTLHQSASNPSSPDRQPLLRKTNETADCEEVFGQFLLKPVNRRKWDAIGELESFNKEIQDHTGKYPNVDQNIVELDEALNSFLELSDTNREVNYTRQETTPLHVKKETDQQSHIVQVTEMQMKSNNLNVISDLGNRCLPEYKGIKSSLSKGKVNLDSQMQEIPVTKTDNYVNFEIMQRGGTNSAIHRQDIPVPKECLLKDVGLTVYTAIPDTVTSGSPTCLSPESPMLTSPSDNSEMCETLQITSSDSSGDLSRHSPEFAECTQSLNNNNAFNSKALNKKEAGRGNTDVTRSGRSSCINVIKSLHCRFKANYEDNDDSFYSDYLSWSNEKTLADEHLETLLSQEKANSMQTEDLSKLYQVQCAKGIPENESIEQRAARILGIAVPAEALVVDHIDDKPVERNLETTDAAESAIQTKEMSLNEEKQNVSRECEEVPERSMESHGDMPEVGLGEDPESGEDLPSAEKHSQRVCSVLELPEFPPSNLCLSLPLTEDEELTLSVGAGDRRETVNTEITEVPQNHLQVFCPSPLSPSSTNDQASMEYTIYPKEESSQSLVRTITRITFAKETDLEEKEGKLKDSVIEDKTLVEENQYSDIEVKENKSGKEDETLVEENQYSENTVRENKDMTSYMQEEDEQKAQEEVLAEEVILGRSRQSPKSMARPIPQPRSGMVTKREITLPQGFNMDNTMPAIEDDDKLFISEAYDPSRVERV; the protein is encoded by the exons ATGTACAGCGTGGAAGACCTTCTCATCTCTCATGGATACAAAGTCCCTCAAAGGAACAGCAACAATGTCCCTGTCTCACATTCGTCTTCCCCCCACCCTGCAACCTATGAGAAATGTCCGCCGAAGCGAAGCGACAGCCGGTGTGAAATCGCTGAGAAGCGGAAAGGACACAGCGGCGTGAATGGCTATGAGGGGGACCATGTTTACAGCAGTGGAGGCATCAGACAAGCTCCTGCCAGGGGATTCCCCAGTGACGCCGAGAACAGGGTCAGGAAGCAGAGGACACAAGACATGGACAACGGTAACCTCGGAGATGGACGTTTGCCAGAAGACAGCCTGACCACGGACAGTGG gttttttGAGACCCACAGAAGAATACATTCTCAGCCTAGATCTGAGCAGGATGTGTCCTACTGGCGAAGAAGAGGTCAGGACTTTAGTGTGCTTTTGGATTATGCAGACTTCAGGGATCCACGTAGAAGTGGAGGAGGTGTTCCCAACAAACCAGAAGGCATGCAGCAGAGACCAGAATCTGCCTTAAACACAGAGGAACATAACCGTGAAAGACAACGTCGCGCAGAGAGTGCACGTGCCATGGAGAGAGAGATGGCTTTGCACCAGTGGAGAAATGCAGCTGAAAGGAAGTACCAAAGTTTGGGAACAGAGGAGTGGCGTCCAATGACCAGCATGAGCCATCAACCATCGGAAAATGAGGTGGCACATGAGGAGCGCAGGCCACGAACTGCAGAAGGAGCCGTTCCACACAGAACCAAAAACAAGTCCCAGTCACTGCCCAGAATGGCTCTGCAATCTGAAAGCCTCCAGTACTTCAGCATACCAACTGCTGGGCAAGAATCATATGGAAGCTATAAATTAAATGGCCACCATGCACGAGACCCTCATGGACGGCATCTTAATGATGGGGAGAACAGGCAGAGGTGGACTGACCGATCAGGTGCACAGTCTGCACCACTATCAAAACCCAGATCCAGCCGACCTCTCAGACCTCCATCTTATGAAGTGCACCAGCAGATGCGTGGGAGCGCAGAGGTACTCACAGGGGAGCTTGCCCCTCGTCCCAGAGACAGAACTCCACTGCCCTTCTCAAAGCAAGAATACTTTGTACAAGAACTCGCTGGACCTGGTATGGAGCCCCCTGGTTATATCCCCCCTCCATCTTACAGGAGGCAGCCTGTAGTTAATAGAGGACACAGAACATTTCCTATCTCAATGGGTAACCACCAATATAGAGGTGACCCCTATATACAGGGATCTGCTATGACAGAAGTGCAGGAATGGTTTATCAGGCAGACTGGGATGGCTTGGCAAGACCATTACAGAGATGGAAGAAGAAGTATGCCCTGCAGGAGACAGGCATATCCAGGCTACAGTGAAGAACAGATGAGTAATGTTCAATACATTCCCTTTAATGACCCTCGTGTCAGACATGTTTCAGGTGCAGGGATAGATGGAAACTCGTTGACAGATGCAGACAAAATCAGAAACATCAGAAATGAGATTCCGGTCAATCTCTTATCTGAGAAGACTAACGACGGTGCCTTTCCTCTCACAGAGAAACCGTTTGACCGCACTGAACCAAGTCAAAGCAATATTAGTGAATCTATTAATGAGGACAGTATACACAAGGAAGTGCTTAAGGAGACAGAAAGTTCAACCACATTACCTGACCAAAACTGCAACAAGCATCCAGCTACCCAGGGAAATATGGTTGCTCTTCAGATGACAATGCAACAGAATTCAAACCAGGGTTTAATTGAGACAGTGACACAAGTAAAGACATTTGAGGCAAAAACTGTGTCTGAGAACAAGAAAAACTCAAAGAAGAAGCTCAAAGAGACAATGTTTTGCCTGGTTTCTGTCCCTATTAGTATACAAGCTaacaaaagtgtttttgacccaaataacaatgaaaaagtGACTAATTCAACAGAAAACACAGTGGTGCAGCATGACGatcaaaaccttttaaaaacatcACGCAAAGAAACACAAATACAGTCCAGCAGCTCCCCATCCATTAAAAGATCCCCTCTGTGGAAAGAGACTGTAGATACTATGTCCCTTAATACAAGCCAAGACAATGTATTGTTCTGTGCAGGATCCTGGCCTGGAGATCATTACAGAAACCAGGAAACTCAGACGGGTTCTCCAGAGGTTTCCAGAAATACCCATCCTCTGACAAATGACCATTCTTCCCCTCACGCAATCACTGATAATGAAGGTGAAACCAACTGTAGTGCCAACTACGGATATCCCATGATAGGTCAAAAGGATCTCAACCCTTCCAGGAACAGTGCATTCTCCAGAACTAGGAATGGAAGTAGCTCAAGTATAAGGAGTCCGACTCTGCACCAATCAGCATCAAATCCATCATCTCCAGACCGTCAGCCTTTGCTGAGAAAGACAAATGAAACAGCAGATTGTGAAGAAGTTTTTGGACAGTTCTTGCTAAAGCCAGTGAACAGACGCAAATGGGATGCCATTGGGGAGCTTGAGTCTTTTAATAAGGAGATACAGGATCATACTGGGAAGTATCCAAATGTTGATCAGAATATAGTGGAGTTGGATGAGGCATTAAACAGTTTTCTGGAGCTGAGTGACACAAACAGAGAAGTCAATTATACAAGACAGGAAACCACCCCACTTCACGTGAAGAAGGAAACTGACCAGCAGTCACATATAGTGCAGGTCACAGAGATGCAAATGAAAAGCAATAACTTAAATGTAATATCTGATTTAGGGAACAGATGCCTTCCAGAATACAAAGGTATAAAAAGTTCCTTGTCCAAGGGAAAGGTGAACTTGGACAGCCAGATGCAAGAGATACCTGTCACCAAAACTGATAATTATGTCAACTTTGAGATTATGCAGAGGGGGGGCACTAATTCAGCAATACATCGGCAGGATATCCCAGTGCCGAAGGAGTGCTTGCTTAAGGATGTTGGTTTAACAGTATACACTGCCATTCCAGACACTGTGACCTCTGGATCCCCTACATGCTTGAGTCCTGAGTCACCTATGTTAACCAGTCCTTCAGACAACTCAGAAATGTGTGAGACTTTGCAGATTACATCATCAGACAGTAGTGGAGATTTGAGCAGGCACAGCCCTGAGTTTGCTGAATGTACTCAAAGCTTGAACAATAATAATGCCTTTAACTCCAAAGCCCTCAACAAGAAGGAAGCTGGGAGAGGAAACACAGACGTTACTAGATCGGGGAGGTCCTCTTGTATCAATGTGATCAAGAGTCTTCATTGTAGGTTTAAGGCTAATTATGAGGAtaatgatgacagtttttattCAGATTATTTAAGCTGGAGTAATGAAAAGACCTTGGCAGATGAACATCTTGAGACTCTTTTGAGTCAAGAGAAGGCAAACAGTATGCAGACCGAAGACCTTAGTAAACTTTACCAAGTCCAGTGTGCCAAAGGCATTCCTGAAAATGAATCCATTGAACAACGGGCTGCCAGAATACTCGGGATTGCAGTGCCAGCTGAAGCCTTGGTTGTTGACCACATTGATGACAAACCGGTAGAAAGAAATTTGGAAACCACAGATGCTGCAGAATCGGCAATACAAACCAAAGAGATGAGCTTAAATGAGGAGAAACAGAATGTCAGTAGAGAGTGTGAGGAAGTGCCAGAAAGATCTATGGAAAGTCATGGAGATATGCCAGAGGTAGGGCTTGGAGAGGATCCCGAGTCTGGAGAAGATTTACCTAGTGCTGAAAAGCACAGCCAGAGAGTCTGCTCAGTGCTGGAGCTGCCAGAGTTTCCTCCAAGTAACTTATGTTTGTCGCTTCCACTGACCGAGGATGAGGAATTGACTCTTAGTGTAGGTGCGGGAGACAGGAGGGAGACCGTTAATACTGAGATAACAGAAGTGCCACAGAACCACTTGCAGGTATTTTGCCcatctcctctgtccccctcatCCACAAATGATCAAGCATCCATGGAGTACACCATCTATCCAAAGGAAGAAAGCTCTCAGTCATTAGTGAGAACTATCACCAGGATCACCTTTGCCAAAGAGACAGACTTAGAAGAAAAGGAAGGAAAACTAAAAGACTCAGTTATAGAGGACAAAACGCTAGTGGAAGAGAACCAGTACAGTGATATTGAagtcaaagaaaacaaatcagGTAAAGAGGACGAAACGCTAGTGGAAGAGAACCAATACAGTGAGAATACAGTCAGAGAAAACAAAGACATGACCAGTTATATGCAAGAAGAGGATGAGCAAAAGGCTCAGGAGGAAGTTTTGGCTGAAGAGGTGATACTAGGAAGATCAAGGCAGTCACCAAAGTCAATGGCACGTCCAATCCCACAACCACGCAGTGGCATGGTAACAAAGAGAGAGATCACTCTGCCACAAGGATTCAACATGGATAATACAATGCCTGCAATTGAGGATGATGACAAGCTGTTTATTTCAG AAGCATATGACCCCAGTCGTGTGGAGAGAGTCTGA
- the LOC109099548 gene encoding junctional protein associated with coronary artery disease-like isoform X2: MYSVEDLLISHGYKVPQRNSNNVPVSHSSSPHPATYEKCPPKRSDSRCEIAEKRKGHSGVNGYEGDHVYSSGGIRQAPARGFPSDAENRVRKQRTQDMDNGNLGDGRLPEDSLTTDSGFFETHRRIHSQPRSEQDVSYWRRRGQDFSVLLDYADFRDPRRSGGGVPNKPEGMQQRPESALNTEEHNRERQRRAESARAMEREMALHQWRNAAERKYQSLGTEEWRPMTSMSHQPSENEVAHEERRPRTAEGAVPHRTKNKSQSLPRMALQSESLQYFSIPTAGQESYGSYKLNGHHARDPHGRHLNDGENRQRWTDRSGAQSAPLSKPRSSRPLRPPSYEVHQQMRGSAEVLTGELAPRPRDRTPLPFSKQEYFVQELAGPGMEPPGYIPPPSYRRQPVVNRGHRTFPISMGNHQYRGDPYIQGSAMTEVQEWFIRQTGMAWQDHYRDGRRSMPCRRQAYPGYSEEQMSNVQYIPFNDPRVRHVSGAGIDGNSLTDADKIRNIRNEIPVNLLSEKTNDGAFPLTEKPFDRTEPSQSNISESINEDSIHKEVLKETESSTTLPDQNCNKHPATQGNMVALQMTMQQNSNQGLIETVTQVKTFEAKTVSENKKNSKKKLKETMFCLVSVPISIQANKSVFDPNNNEKVTNSTENTVVQHDDQNLLKTSRKETQIQSSSSPSIKRSPLWKETVDTMSLNTSQDNVLFCAGSWPGDHYRNQETQTGSPEVSRNTHPLTNDHSSPHAITDNEGETNCSANYGYPMIGQKDLNPSRNSAFSRTRNGSSSSIRSPTLHQSASNPSSPDRQPLLRKTNETADCEEVFGQFLLKPVNRRKWDAIGELESFNKEIQDHTGKYPNVDQNIVELDEALNSFLELSDTNREVNYTRQETTPLHVKKETDQQSHIVQVTEMQMKSNNLNVISDLGNRCLPEYKGIKSSLSKGKVNLDSQMQEIPVTKTDNYVNFEIMQRGGTNSAIHRQDIPVPKECLLKDVGLTVYTAIPDTVTSGSPTCLSPESPMLTSPSDNSEMCETLQITSSDSSGDLSRHSPEFAECTQSLNNNNAFNSKALNKKEAGRGNTDVTRSGRSSCINVIKSLHCRFKANYEDNDDSFYSDYLSWSNEKTLADEHLETLLSQEKANSMQTEDLSKLYQVQCAKGIPENESIEQRAARILGIAVPAEALVVDHIDDKPVERNLETTDAAESAIQTKEMSLNEEKQNVSRECEEVPERSMESHGDMPEVGLGEDPESGEDLPSAEKHSQRVCSVLELPEFPPSNLCLSLPLTEDEELTLSVGAGDRRETVNTEITEVPQNHLQVFCPSPLSPSSTNDQASMEYTIYPKEESSQSLVRTITRITFAKETDLEEKEGKLKDSVIEDKTLVEENQYSDIEVKENKSGKEDETLVEENQYSENTVRENKDMTSYMQEEDEQKAQEEVLAEEVILGRSRQSPKSMARPIPQPRSGMVTKREITLPQGFNMDNTMPAIEDDDKLFISAYDPSRVERV; encoded by the exons ATGTACAGCGTGGAAGACCTTCTCATCTCTCATGGATACAAAGTCCCTCAAAGGAACAGCAACAATGTCCCTGTCTCACATTCGTCTTCCCCCCACCCTGCAACCTATGAGAAATGTCCGCCGAAGCGAAGCGACAGCCGGTGTGAAATCGCTGAGAAGCGGAAAGGACACAGCGGCGTGAATGGCTATGAGGGGGACCATGTTTACAGCAGTGGAGGCATCAGACAAGCTCCTGCCAGGGGATTCCCCAGTGACGCCGAGAACAGGGTCAGGAAGCAGAGGACACAAGACATGGACAACGGTAACCTCGGAGATGGACGTTTGCCAGAAGACAGCCTGACCACGGACAGTGG gttttttGAGACCCACAGAAGAATACATTCTCAGCCTAGATCTGAGCAGGATGTGTCCTACTGGCGAAGAAGAGGTCAGGACTTTAGTGTGCTTTTGGATTATGCAGACTTCAGGGATCCACGTAGAAGTGGAGGAGGTGTTCCCAACAAACCAGAAGGCATGCAGCAGAGACCAGAATCTGCCTTAAACACAGAGGAACATAACCGTGAAAGACAACGTCGCGCAGAGAGTGCACGTGCCATGGAGAGAGAGATGGCTTTGCACCAGTGGAGAAATGCAGCTGAAAGGAAGTACCAAAGTTTGGGAACAGAGGAGTGGCGTCCAATGACCAGCATGAGCCATCAACCATCGGAAAATGAGGTGGCACATGAGGAGCGCAGGCCACGAACTGCAGAAGGAGCCGTTCCACACAGAACCAAAAACAAGTCCCAGTCACTGCCCAGAATGGCTCTGCAATCTGAAAGCCTCCAGTACTTCAGCATACCAACTGCTGGGCAAGAATCATATGGAAGCTATAAATTAAATGGCCACCATGCACGAGACCCTCATGGACGGCATCTTAATGATGGGGAGAACAGGCAGAGGTGGACTGACCGATCAGGTGCACAGTCTGCACCACTATCAAAACCCAGATCCAGCCGACCTCTCAGACCTCCATCTTATGAAGTGCACCAGCAGATGCGTGGGAGCGCAGAGGTACTCACAGGGGAGCTTGCCCCTCGTCCCAGAGACAGAACTCCACTGCCCTTCTCAAAGCAAGAATACTTTGTACAAGAACTCGCTGGACCTGGTATGGAGCCCCCTGGTTATATCCCCCCTCCATCTTACAGGAGGCAGCCTGTAGTTAATAGAGGACACAGAACATTTCCTATCTCAATGGGTAACCACCAATATAGAGGTGACCCCTATATACAGGGATCTGCTATGACAGAAGTGCAGGAATGGTTTATCAGGCAGACTGGGATGGCTTGGCAAGACCATTACAGAGATGGAAGAAGAAGTATGCCCTGCAGGAGACAGGCATATCCAGGCTACAGTGAAGAACAGATGAGTAATGTTCAATACATTCCCTTTAATGACCCTCGTGTCAGACATGTTTCAGGTGCAGGGATAGATGGAAACTCGTTGACAGATGCAGACAAAATCAGAAACATCAGAAATGAGATTCCGGTCAATCTCTTATCTGAGAAGACTAACGACGGTGCCTTTCCTCTCACAGAGAAACCGTTTGACCGCACTGAACCAAGTCAAAGCAATATTAGTGAATCTATTAATGAGGACAGTATACACAAGGAAGTGCTTAAGGAGACAGAAAGTTCAACCACATTACCTGACCAAAACTGCAACAAGCATCCAGCTACCCAGGGAAATATGGTTGCTCTTCAGATGACAATGCAACAGAATTCAAACCAGGGTTTAATTGAGACAGTGACACAAGTAAAGACATTTGAGGCAAAAACTGTGTCTGAGAACAAGAAAAACTCAAAGAAGAAGCTCAAAGAGACAATGTTTTGCCTGGTTTCTGTCCCTATTAGTATACAAGCTaacaaaagtgtttttgacccaaataacaatgaaaaagtGACTAATTCAACAGAAAACACAGTGGTGCAGCATGACGatcaaaaccttttaaaaacatcACGCAAAGAAACACAAATACAGTCCAGCAGCTCCCCATCCATTAAAAGATCCCCTCTGTGGAAAGAGACTGTAGATACTATGTCCCTTAATACAAGCCAAGACAATGTATTGTTCTGTGCAGGATCCTGGCCTGGAGATCATTACAGAAACCAGGAAACTCAGACGGGTTCTCCAGAGGTTTCCAGAAATACCCATCCTCTGACAAATGACCATTCTTCCCCTCACGCAATCACTGATAATGAAGGTGAAACCAACTGTAGTGCCAACTACGGATATCCCATGATAGGTCAAAAGGATCTCAACCCTTCCAGGAACAGTGCATTCTCCAGAACTAGGAATGGAAGTAGCTCAAGTATAAGGAGTCCGACTCTGCACCAATCAGCATCAAATCCATCATCTCCAGACCGTCAGCCTTTGCTGAGAAAGACAAATGAAACAGCAGATTGTGAAGAAGTTTTTGGACAGTTCTTGCTAAAGCCAGTGAACAGACGCAAATGGGATGCCATTGGGGAGCTTGAGTCTTTTAATAAGGAGATACAGGATCATACTGGGAAGTATCCAAATGTTGATCAGAATATAGTGGAGTTGGATGAGGCATTAAACAGTTTTCTGGAGCTGAGTGACACAAACAGAGAAGTCAATTATACAAGACAGGAAACCACCCCACTTCACGTGAAGAAGGAAACTGACCAGCAGTCACATATAGTGCAGGTCACAGAGATGCAAATGAAAAGCAATAACTTAAATGTAATATCTGATTTAGGGAACAGATGCCTTCCAGAATACAAAGGTATAAAAAGTTCCTTGTCCAAGGGAAAGGTGAACTTGGACAGCCAGATGCAAGAGATACCTGTCACCAAAACTGATAATTATGTCAACTTTGAGATTATGCAGAGGGGGGGCACTAATTCAGCAATACATCGGCAGGATATCCCAGTGCCGAAGGAGTGCTTGCTTAAGGATGTTGGTTTAACAGTATACACTGCCATTCCAGACACTGTGACCTCTGGATCCCCTACATGCTTGAGTCCTGAGTCACCTATGTTAACCAGTCCTTCAGACAACTCAGAAATGTGTGAGACTTTGCAGATTACATCATCAGACAGTAGTGGAGATTTGAGCAGGCACAGCCCTGAGTTTGCTGAATGTACTCAAAGCTTGAACAATAATAATGCCTTTAACTCCAAAGCCCTCAACAAGAAGGAAGCTGGGAGAGGAAACACAGACGTTACTAGATCGGGGAGGTCCTCTTGTATCAATGTGATCAAGAGTCTTCATTGTAGGTTTAAGGCTAATTATGAGGAtaatgatgacagtttttattCAGATTATTTAAGCTGGAGTAATGAAAAGACCTTGGCAGATGAACATCTTGAGACTCTTTTGAGTCAAGAGAAGGCAAACAGTATGCAGACCGAAGACCTTAGTAAACTTTACCAAGTCCAGTGTGCCAAAGGCATTCCTGAAAATGAATCCATTGAACAACGGGCTGCCAGAATACTCGGGATTGCAGTGCCAGCTGAAGCCTTGGTTGTTGACCACATTGATGACAAACCGGTAGAAAGAAATTTGGAAACCACAGATGCTGCAGAATCGGCAATACAAACCAAAGAGATGAGCTTAAATGAGGAGAAACAGAATGTCAGTAGAGAGTGTGAGGAAGTGCCAGAAAGATCTATGGAAAGTCATGGAGATATGCCAGAGGTAGGGCTTGGAGAGGATCCCGAGTCTGGAGAAGATTTACCTAGTGCTGAAAAGCACAGCCAGAGAGTCTGCTCAGTGCTGGAGCTGCCAGAGTTTCCTCCAAGTAACTTATGTTTGTCGCTTCCACTGACCGAGGATGAGGAATTGACTCTTAGTGTAGGTGCGGGAGACAGGAGGGAGACCGTTAATACTGAGATAACAGAAGTGCCACAGAACCACTTGCAGGTATTTTGCCcatctcctctgtccccctcatCCACAAATGATCAAGCATCCATGGAGTACACCATCTATCCAAAGGAAGAAAGCTCTCAGTCATTAGTGAGAACTATCACCAGGATCACCTTTGCCAAAGAGACAGACTTAGAAGAAAAGGAAGGAAAACTAAAAGACTCAGTTATAGAGGACAAAACGCTAGTGGAAGAGAACCAGTACAGTGATATTGAagtcaaagaaaacaaatcagGTAAAGAGGACGAAACGCTAGTGGAAGAGAACCAATACAGTGAGAATACAGTCAGAGAAAACAAAGACATGACCAGTTATATGCAAGAAGAGGATGAGCAAAAGGCTCAGGAGGAAGTTTTGGCTGAAGAGGTGATACTAGGAAGATCAAGGCAGTCACCAAAGTCAATGGCACGTCCAATCCCACAACCACGCAGTGGCATGGTAACAAAGAGAGAGATCACTCTGCCACAAGGATTCAACATGGATAATACAATGCCTGCAATTGAGGATGATGACAAGCTGTTTATTTCAG CATATGACCCCAGTCGTGTGGAGAGAGTCTGA